In Limisalsivibrio acetivorans, one genomic interval encodes:
- the scpA gene encoding methylmalonyl-CoA mutase, with amino-acid sequence MADFKKPTFSEWESKAAKEIKKDDVSSMQWNTPEGIKVKPLYTADDLENLEQLDTMPGFPPYTRGPRASMYAGRPWTVRQYAGFSTAEESNAFYKRNLAAGQQGLSVAFDLATHRGYDSDHPRVVGDVGKAGVAIDSILDMEILFSDIPLDEVSVSMTMNGAVLPVMALYIVAAEEQGVTQDKLAGTIQNDILKEFMVRNTYIYPPEPSMRIVSDIIEYTSLYMPRFNSISISGYHIQEAGANNVQELAFTLADGVEYVKAAIEKGLDIDKFAPRLSFFFAIGMNFFMEVAKLRAARYLWAELISQFNPKNEKSLALRTHCQTSGWSLTEADPYNNVVRTAVEAMAAVLGGTQSLHTNALDEAIALPTDHSARIARNTQLIIQEETGITNVVDPLAGSYYVESLTNSLITEARKLIKEIEGMGGMTKAIESGMPKMLIEESAARKQAKIDIGEDVIVGVNKYRVEEDEPLEVLNIDNTAVLNSQVKRLQKLRAERNDADCKAALDALTKVAETGEGNLLEACVDAARKRASLGEMSEAMEKVFGRHKAEIKLVSGVYGKVFEEDENFTEIRKEIEKFVEEEGRRPRILVAKMGQDGHDRGAKVVATAYADAGFDVDVGPLFQTPEETAKMAVENDVHAIGVSSLAAGHNTLVPQLVQELKKLDAEDIVVVTGGVIPRNDYDALYKAGASCIFGPGTPITKSAKMTLEAIRNKKAGISG; translated from the coding sequence ATGGCTGACTTCAAGAAACCGACCTTTAGTGAATGGGAGTCCAAAGCGGCGAAGGAGATTAAGAAGGACGATGTCTCCTCAATGCAGTGGAACACTCCCGAAGGTATCAAGGTTAAGCCCCTTTATACGGCGGATGACCTTGAGAACCTTGAGCAACTCGATACTATGCCCGGCTTTCCCCCTTATACCAGGGGACCAAGAGCCAGCATGTACGCCGGACGTCCATGGACGGTTCGGCAGTATGCAGGATTCTCCACGGCGGAGGAATCCAACGCATTCTATAAACGTAACCTTGCCGCAGGGCAGCAGGGGCTCTCCGTAGCCTTCGATCTTGCCACCCATAGAGGATACGACTCCGATCATCCGAGGGTTGTGGGAGATGTGGGCAAGGCAGGGGTTGCCATCGATTCCATCCTTGATATGGAGATCCTTTTCAGCGATATTCCGTTGGATGAGGTCTCTGTTTCCATGACGATGAATGGTGCGGTACTCCCCGTTATGGCGCTGTATATAGTCGCCGCCGAGGAGCAGGGGGTAACACAGGATAAGCTTGCGGGAACTATCCAGAACGATATCCTTAAGGAGTTCATGGTCCGCAACACCTACATCTATCCCCCCGAGCCCTCCATGCGCATCGTTTCGGATATTATTGAGTACACAAGCCTATATATGCCCCGTTTCAACTCCATAAGCATCTCTGGATACCATATTCAGGAGGCGGGTGCAAACAACGTTCAGGAGCTGGCCTTCACCCTCGCAGACGGCGTGGAGTACGTTAAGGCGGCTATTGAAAAAGGTCTTGATATCGATAAGTTCGCCCCCCGTCTCTCCTTCTTCTTTGCCATCGGCATGAACTTCTTCATGGAGGTAGCAAAGCTTAGAGCGGCGAGATACCTTTGGGCGGAGCTTATATCCCAGTTTAACCCTAAGAACGAGAAATCCCTCGCCCTTCGTACCCACTGCCAGACCTCCGGCTGGTCCCTCACCGAGGCGGATCCCTACAACAACGTAGTGAGAACCGCTGTGGAGGCTATGGCGGCAGTTCTTGGCGGAACCCAGTCTCTGCATACCAACGCACTCGATGAGGCGATCGCTCTTCCCACCGACCATTCGGCAAGGATTGCGAGAAATACCCAGCTCATCATTCAGGAGGAGACGGGCATAACCAACGTTGTGGATCCCCTTGCGGGCTCTTACTACGTCGAAAGCCTCACCAACTCCCTTATTACCGAAGCCCGTAAGCTGATAAAAGAGATCGAAGGCATGGGTGGGATGACCAAGGCCATCGAAAGCGGAATGCCCAAGATGCTCATTGAGGAATCAGCCGCCAGAAAGCAGGCGAAGATCGATATCGGCGAGGATGTTATCGTTGGTGTCAACAAGTACCGTGTAGAGGAGGACGAGCCCCTCGAGGTACTCAACATCGACAACACAGCCGTTCTCAACTCTCAGGTGAAGAGGCTCCAGAAGCTCCGTGCAGAGCGGAACGATGCGGACTGCAAGGCCGCCCTTGATGCGCTCACTAAGGTTGCTGAAACGGGTGAAGGGAACCTCCTTGAGGCGTGTGTCGATGCAGCAAGAAAACGTGCATCCCTCGGCGAGATGAGCGAGGCGATGGAGAAGGTCTTTGGAAGACACAAGGCGGAGATAAAGCTTGTAAGCGGAGTGTACGGCAAAGTGTTTGAAGAGGACGAAAACTTTACAGAGATACGCAAAGAGATAGAAAAGTTTGTAGAGGAAGAGGGGAGAAGACCCCGTATCCTCGTTGCGAAGATGGGTCAGGACGGCCACGACAGAGGAGCCAAGGTTGTTGCAACGGCATATGCGGATGCGGGCTTTGATGTGGATGTCGGTCCCCTTTTCCAGACACCCGAAGAGACGGCTAAGATGGCGGTTGAAAACGATGTTCATGCTATCGGCGTATCAAGCCTCGCCGCAGGCCACAATACCCTTGTGCCCCAGCTTGTGCAGGAGCTTAAGAAGCTCGATGCGGAGGACATCGTTGTTGTTACAGGCGGAGTTATCCCCAGAAACGACTACGACGCACTCTACAAGGCGGGCGCATCCTGTATCTTTGGTCCCGGAACCCCCATAACCAAATCGGCGAAGATGACCCTCGAGGCCATACGCAATAAGAAGGCGGGTATCTCCGGCTGA
- a CDS encoding acyl-CoA carboxylase subunit beta, translating to MEEKIAQLKELNSQAELGGGLDRIKKQHEQGKLTARERVEKLLDKGTFVELDKFVVHRCSNFGMDKSKILGDGVVTGYGKINGRTVFVFSQDFTVFGGSLSEMFAKKICKIMDKAIELGCPVIGLNDSGGARIQEGVHSLAGYADIFLRNTLSSGVVPQISAIMGPCAGGAVYSPALTDFTFMVKDTSYMFITGPEVVKTVTSETVTKEELGGAMTHNTKSGVAHFAAENDEDCILRIRELMGYLPANNMEEPPIGATKDDPNRTDSSLEQVVPVDANKPYDMRDVITKVVDDGNFFEVQEHYAKNMLIGFSRLNGRTVGIVANQPSVMAGALDIDSSVKGARFVRFCDAFNIPLLTLVDVPGFMPGVAQEYGGIIKHGAKLLYAYCESTVPKVTLITRKAYGGAYDVLSSKHVRGDINYAYPTAEIAVMGPDGASQILYRKEIMKAEKPEEMLKEKVDEYRETFANPYKASELGFIDEVILPEDTRPKLIQAFELLANKRQSNPPKKHDNLPL from the coding sequence ATGGAAGAAAAGATTGCACAACTGAAGGAACTGAACAGCCAGGCCGAACTTGGAGGCGGGCTAGACAGAATCAAAAAGCAGCATGAGCAAGGCAAGCTCACTGCAAGGGAGCGAGTCGAAAAGCTCCTCGACAAAGGTACTTTTGTAGAACTCGACAAGTTCGTAGTTCACCGCTGTTCCAATTTCGGAATGGACAAGAGCAAGATTCTCGGTGACGGCGTTGTAACCGGATACGGTAAGATCAACGGTCGCACAGTCTTCGTTTTCTCACAGGACTTCACAGTCTTCGGCGGTTCTCTTTCCGAGATGTTCGCTAAAAAGATCTGCAAGATTATGGACAAGGCTATTGAGCTCGGCTGTCCGGTTATCGGTCTTAACGATTCCGGCGGTGCGAGGATTCAGGAAGGTGTGCACTCCCTCGCCGGATACGCAGACATATTCCTCCGCAATACCCTTTCCTCCGGTGTTGTTCCCCAGATTTCCGCAATCATGGGACCCTGCGCAGGTGGAGCCGTTTACTCCCCCGCACTCACCGACTTCACCTTTATGGTCAAAGACACCAGCTACATGTTCATCACAGGCCCCGAGGTTGTTAAAACCGTTACCAGCGAAACGGTAACCAAAGAAGAGCTCGGCGGAGCCATGACCCACAACACAAAGAGCGGTGTTGCTCACTTCGCAGCGGAGAACGATGAGGACTGTATCCTCCGTATCCGTGAGCTTATGGGATACCTCCCCGCAAACAACATGGAGGAGCCCCCAATCGGCGCAACCAAGGATGACCCCAATAGGACCGATTCCAGCCTTGAGCAGGTTGTTCCCGTTGATGCAAACAAGCCCTACGACATGAGGGATGTTATCACCAAGGTTGTGGATGATGGAAACTTCTTTGAGGTTCAGGAGCACTACGCAAAGAACATGCTCATCGGTTTCTCAAGGCTCAACGGCAGAACAGTGGGTATCGTTGCAAACCAGCCCAGCGTTATGGCGGGAGCTCTTGATATAGATTCCTCCGTTAAGGGGGCAAGGTTCGTTCGCTTCTGCGATGCCTTCAATATACCCCTGCTCACCCTTGTTGACGTTCCCGGCTTCATGCCCGGCGTTGCCCAGGAGTACGGCGGTATCATCAAGCACGGTGCGAAGCTCCTTTATGCTTACTGCGAATCCACAGTGCCCAAGGTTACTCTTATCACTAGAAAGGCCTACGGTGGAGCCTATGACGTTCTCAGCTCCAAGCATGTAAGGGGTGATATCAACTATGCTTATCCCACAGCGGAGATCGCCGTTATGGGACCGGATGGAGCCTCCCAGATCCTCTACAGAAAAGAGATCATGAAGGCGGAGAAGCCCGAAGAGATGCTTAAGGAGAAGGTGGACGAGTACAGAGAGACCTTCGCCAATCCCTATAAGGCTTCCGAACTCGGTTTCATAGATGAGGTTATCCTCCCCGAGGATACAAGACCGAAGCTGATTCAGGCTTTTGAGCTTCTGGCAAACAAGAGACAGAGCAACCCGCCCAAGAAGCACGATAACCTTCCGCTTTAA
- a CDS encoding biotin/lipoyl-containing protein — protein sequence MITKRKYYATVDGGEQEYLVHIEQSETDLFKVDIDGEEHVVDFAMTGDNLYSIIIDGRSYDIDITEHGDNFSVLLEGDHYDVEVLNDMKRLMKLRAEAGLEGRQVIEAQMPGMIWKVLVEEGQEVEEGEPLLILVAMKMENEIKSPKAGVVQELFVKPDDTVGAGDKLAIVE from the coding sequence ATGATTACGAAAAGAAAATACTATGCCACAGTGGACGGGGGCGAGCAGGAATACCTCGTCCATATAGAGCAGTCCGAGACGGATCTTTTCAAGGTTGATATAGACGGTGAGGAGCATGTTGTGGATTTTGCCATGACAGGCGACAACCTCTATTCGATTATTATTGACGGAAGATCCTACGATATCGACATCACCGAGCATGGAGACAACTTCTCCGTTCTCCTCGAAGGTGATCACTACGATGTTGAGGTGCTTAACGACATGAAGCGCCTCATGAAGCTCAGAGCCGAAGCGGGTCTAGAAGGTCGTCAGGTTATCGAAGCACAGATGCCCGGAATGATCTGGAAGGTTCTCGTTGAGGAAGGCCAGGAAGTGGAAGAGGGGGAGCCCCTTCTGATCCTCGTTGCCATGAAGATGGAGAACGAGATCAAATCACCCAAGGCCGGAGTTGTGCAGGAGCTTTTCGTTAAGCCCGATGATACTGTCGGTGCCGGCGATAAGCTTGCCATCGTAGAGTAG
- the meaB gene encoding methylmalonyl Co-A mutase-associated GTPase MeaB: MELGVLADKIIEGSRRSLGKGITLIESRKPEHSKDASALLDLLLPHTGNSIRVGITGVPGVGKSTFIEAFGKYLTSIGHRVAVLAVDPSSQITGGSILGDKTRMEELSRDENAFIRPSPAGDTLGGVARRTRETMLLCEAAGYDVIIVETVGVGQSEIAVASMVDFFMLLQLATAGDELQGIKKGVMELADAIVINKADIDWQKAELSKQQYLNALHILRPKSRNWTVPVYPVSSLENRGIEDIWGMLQEFKGVMEESGEFDEKRKSQAVDWMWSLLMDDLKGMFMANKNVQGIFESVQEAVAKGITTPGAASKRLLDAFRKGW, translated from the coding sequence ATGGAACTCGGCGTTTTAGCGGATAAGATAATCGAGGGGAGCAGACGCTCCCTCGGCAAAGGTATTACACTTATAGAGAGCAGAAAGCCGGAGCATTCCAAGGATGCTTCGGCTCTGCTCGACCTTCTTTTACCCCATACGGGCAACTCTATCCGTGTGGGCATCACCGGGGTCCCCGGTGTGGGCAAATCAACCTTCATCGAAGCCTTCGGCAAATACCTCACTTCTATCGGTCACAGGGTAGCTGTGCTTGCCGTTGACCCCTCCAGTCAGATAACGGGGGGCAGCATCCTCGGGGATAAAACCCGTATGGAGGAGCTCTCCCGAGATGAAAACGCATTCATCCGCCCATCCCCCGCAGGGGACACGCTCGGAGGTGTTGCCAGAAGAACGAGGGAGACTATGCTCCTCTGCGAGGCGGCCGGCTATGATGTTATTATCGTTGAAACTGTCGGGGTAGGCCAATCGGAGATAGCGGTCGCCTCCATGGTGGATTTTTTCATGCTCCTTCAGCTCGCAACAGCGGGGGACGAGCTTCAGGGGATCAAGAAGGGTGTCATGGAGCTTGCCGATGCCATTGTGATAAATAAGGCGGATATCGACTGGCAGAAAGCGGAACTCTCGAAACAGCAGTACCTTAATGCACTTCATATACTCCGCCCCAAAAGCCGCAACTGGACCGTGCCCGTCTATCCGGTGAGCTCCCTCGAAAACAGGGGTATTGAGGATATCTGGGGAATGCTTCAAGAGTTTAAAGGTGTCATGGAGGAATCGGGGGAGTTCGATGAGAAGCGAAAGTCCCAGGCGGTGGACTGGATGTGGAGCCTCCTCATGGACGACCTTAAGGGGATGTTCATGGCCAACAAGAACGTTCAGGGTATATTCGAATCGGTTCAGGAGGCCGTTGCCAAAGGGATAACAACGCCCGGTGCGGCATCTAAAAGGCTTCTGGATGCCTTCCGTAAGGGGTGGTAA
- the accC gene encoding acetyl-CoA carboxylase biotin carboxylase subunit, with amino-acid sequence MPDIKKVLVANRGEIAIRVFRTCRKMGISTVAIYTHADRKAPHVRYADEAYCVTDSETDTSYLKQDKIIDIAKKTGAAVHPGYGFYAENADFVRALEEAGITFIGPSAEHIVLMGSKTGARNAMVDAGVPVVPGTKNAIRDVEDAKKVAREVGYPIMLKAVHGGGGKGMRLVNTEEDFESSYRMASSEAENAFGNGDMYIEKFIVEPHHVEIQVLGDKHGNALHLFERECSIQRRHQKVIEEAPSPFINDDTRAKMYEVAVKAVKSLGYISAGTLEFIVGADQNFYFLEMNTRLQVEHPITEMITGVDIVAEMIRVAEGKELSYQQDEVHRNGHAIECRIYAEDPSNNFAPSPGLITVYETPEGPNVRVESGAFAGYEVPLFYDPMIAKVCAIGKTRESSIISMKRILTEYKVSGIKTSIPFHQRVLNNETFLAGHYDTSFIDTKFDMEDLKRKEEADVTIPLIAAAIKQLQSEKLSAQRSVTRRDVGESNWKRFGRLTSLGNKLA; translated from the coding sequence ATGCCTGATATTAAAAAAGTTTTAGTTGCAAACAGGGGTGAGATAGCCATCCGGGTTTTCAGAACATGCCGGAAGATGGGTATCTCCACCGTTGCCATATACACCCATGCAGACCGGAAGGCTCCCCATGTACGCTATGCGGATGAGGCCTACTGTGTCACAGACAGCGAGACGGATACCAGTTACCTCAAGCAGGATAAGATCATCGATATAGCAAAGAAGACTGGCGCTGCGGTTCACCCCGGCTACGGCTTCTATGCAGAGAACGCTGATTTCGTCCGTGCACTTGAAGAGGCGGGGATAACCTTCATAGGGCCCTCCGCAGAGCACATAGTTCTTATGGGCTCCAAAACCGGCGCCAGAAACGCCATGGTTGATGCGGGAGTTCCCGTTGTGCCCGGTACAAAGAACGCCATCCGTGATGTAGAGGATGCTAAGAAGGTAGCCAGAGAAGTCGGGTACCCCATCATGCTTAAGGCCGTACACGGCGGCGGCGGAAAGGGTATGCGCCTTGTAAACACGGAAGAGGATTTCGAATCCTCATACCGCATGGCCTCCTCCGAGGCGGAAAACGCCTTCGGAAACGGAGACATGTATATAGAGAAGTTCATCGTTGAGCCCCACCACGTTGAGATTCAGGTCCTTGGTGACAAGCATGGAAACGCTCTGCACCTCTTCGAGCGTGAGTGCTCTATCCAGAGACGTCACCAGAAGGTTATCGAGGAAGCTCCCTCACCCTTCATTAACGACGACACAAGGGCGAAGATGTATGAGGTTGCCGTTAAGGCTGTTAAATCCCTCGGCTACATAAGCGCAGGAACCCTTGAGTTCATCGTTGGTGCGGATCAGAACTTCTACTTCCTTGAGATGAACACAAGGCTCCAGGTTGAGCACCCCATCACAGAGATGATCACAGGGGTGGATATAGTTGCGGAGATGATTAGGGTTGCCGAAGGTAAGGAGCTCTCCTATCAGCAGGATGAGGTTCACAGAAACGGACACGCCATCGAGTGCCGTATATATGCCGAGGATCCTAGCAACAACTTCGCTCCCTCACCCGGGCTTATCACCGTATACGAAACTCCCGAAGGTCCCAACGTTCGTGTGGAATCAGGAGCCTTCGCAGGATACGAGGTACCACTTTTCTACGACCCTATGATCGCAAAGGTTTGCGCCATAGGCAAGACAAGGGAGAGCTCCATCATCAGCATGAAGCGTATCCTTACGGAGTACAAGGTATCCGGTATCAAAACCTCCATCCCCTTTCATCAGAGGGTTCTCAACAATGAAACCTTCCTTGCGGGGCACTACGACACCAGCTTTATCGACACCAAGTTCGATATGGAGGATCTGAAGCGCAAAGAGGAAGCGGATGTGACCATTCCCCTCATTGCGGCGGCTATCAAGCAGCTTCAGAGCGAGAAGCTCAGCGCCCAGCGTTCCGTTACCAGAAGGGATGTGGGAGAGAGCAACTGGAAGCGTTTCGGAAGGCTTACGAGCCTCGGAAACAAGCTGGCGTAA